In Malaclemys terrapin pileata isolate rMalTer1 chromosome 11, rMalTer1.hap1, whole genome shotgun sequence, a single genomic region encodes these proteins:
- the HOXD3 gene encoding homeobox protein Hox-D3 isoform X2 — MLFEQGPQALAIPESKMQKTAYYDNSGLFGGYTYSKADAYSYSSAHQPYAQAALDTDYPSSACSIQSSAPIRAPTHKSSELNGSCMRTNGGSQAGTQPPGIGEQQQPPALPPSSPPNPTNAAPPKKTKGGPNSSSSSTATISKQIFPWMKESRQNSKQKNPCAASGDNCEDKSPPGPASKRVRTAYTSAQLVELEKEFHFNRYLCRPRRVEMANLLNLTERQIKIWFQNRRMKYKKDQKAKGIMHSPVGQSPDRSPPLSGPNHVGYSSQLPTVNSLSYDAPSPTSFAKSQQNMYGLAAYTAPLSSCLPQQKRYPGAEYDHHTMQSSGGFANPNLQGSPVYVGGNFVDSMPAPGPMFNIGHLSHPSSASVDYSCAAQIPGNHHHGPCDPHPTYTDLTSHHTSQGRIQEAPKLTHL; from the exons ATGTTATTTGAGCAGGGTCCCCAGGCCTTGGCGATTCCAGAGAGCAAGATGCAGAAAACCGCTTACTACGATAACTCGGGGCTCTTCGGGGGCTACACCTACAGCAAAGCCGACGCCTACAGCTACAGCTCGGCCCACCAGCCTTATGCACAAGCCGCCCTGGACACAGACTACCCGAGCTCCGCCTGCTCCATCCAGAGCTCGGCTCCCATCCGAGCCCCAACCCACAAGAGCAGCGAGCTGAATGGCAGCTGCATGCGGACCAACGGCGGCAGCCAAGCAGGCACTCAGCCCCCGGGTATAggcgagcagcagcagccgcctgcgctgcccccctcctccccaccgaATCCCACCAATGCGGCCCCCCCGAAAAAAACCAAAGGCGGCCCCAATTCCTCCAGCTCTTCCACGGCCACCATTAGCAAACAGATCTTCCCCTGGATGAAAGAGTCCCGGCAGAACTCCAAGCAGAAAAACCCCTGCGCCGCTTCAG GAGACAACTGCGAAGATAAAAGTCCCCCCGGCCCGGCTTCCAAGCGAGTCCGCACCGCCTATACCAGCGCGCAGCTGGTGGAGCTGGAGAAGGAGTTTCATTTCAACCGGTATCTCTGCCGCCCACGCAGAGTGGAAATGGCCAACCTTCTGAACCTGACGGAGCGCCAGATAAAGATCTGGTTCCAGAACAGGAGAATGAAGTACAAAAAAGACCAGAAAGCCAAAGGGATCATGCACTCTCCTGTAGGACAGTCCCCTGACCGAAGTCCACCCTTAAGTGGCCCAAATCACGTAGGATATTCCAGCCAGCTTCCAACTGTAAATAGTCTTAGCTATGATGCTCCTTCGCCAACATCCTTTGCCAAATCACAGCAAAACATGTATGGCCTGGCTGCTTATACAGCACCTCTCAGCAGCTGCTTACCCCAGCAGAAACGATACCCGGGAGCAGAGTATGACCATCACACCATGCAAAGCAGCGGCGGCTTTGCCAATCCCAATTTGCAGGGCAGCCCCGTTTATGTCGGAGGTAACTTTGTTGATTCCATGCCAGCTCCTGGCCCAATGTTCAATATCGGCCATCTTTCTCATCCTTCATCTGCTAGCGTGGACTACAGCTGCGCTGCTCAGATCCCAGGCAACCATCACCATGGACCTTGTGACCCTCATCCTACATACACAGATCTTACTTCTCACCACACATCTCAGGGAAGGATTCAGGAAGCACCCAAACTAACGCATCTGTAG
- the HOXD3 gene encoding homeobox protein Hox-D3 isoform X1 translates to MLFEQGPQALAIPESKMQKTAYYDNSGLFGGYTYSKADAYSYSSAHQPYAQAALDTDYPSSACSIQSSAPIRAPTHKSSELNGSCMRTNGGSQAGTQPPGIGEQQQPPALPPSSPPNPTNAAPPKKTKGGPNSSSSSTATISKQIFPWMKESRQNSKQKNPCAASAGDNCEDKSPPGPASKRVRTAYTSAQLVELEKEFHFNRYLCRPRRVEMANLLNLTERQIKIWFQNRRMKYKKDQKAKGIMHSPVGQSPDRSPPLSGPNHVGYSSQLPTVNSLSYDAPSPTSFAKSQQNMYGLAAYTAPLSSCLPQQKRYPGAEYDHHTMQSSGGFANPNLQGSPVYVGGNFVDSMPAPGPMFNIGHLSHPSSASVDYSCAAQIPGNHHHGPCDPHPTYTDLTSHHTSQGRIQEAPKLTHL, encoded by the exons ATGTTATTTGAGCAGGGTCCCCAGGCCTTGGCGATTCCAGAGAGCAAGATGCAGAAAACCGCTTACTACGATAACTCGGGGCTCTTCGGGGGCTACACCTACAGCAAAGCCGACGCCTACAGCTACAGCTCGGCCCACCAGCCTTATGCACAAGCCGCCCTGGACACAGACTACCCGAGCTCCGCCTGCTCCATCCAGAGCTCGGCTCCCATCCGAGCCCCAACCCACAAGAGCAGCGAGCTGAATGGCAGCTGCATGCGGACCAACGGCGGCAGCCAAGCAGGCACTCAGCCCCCGGGTATAggcgagcagcagcagccgcctgcgctgcccccctcctccccaccgaATCCCACCAATGCGGCCCCCCCGAAAAAAACCAAAGGCGGCCCCAATTCCTCCAGCTCTTCCACGGCCACCATTAGCAAACAGATCTTCCCCTGGATGAAAGAGTCCCGGCAGAACTCCAAGCAGAAAAACCCCTGCGCCGCTTCAG CAGGAGACAACTGCGAAGATAAAAGTCCCCCCGGCCCGGCTTCCAAGCGAGTCCGCACCGCCTATACCAGCGCGCAGCTGGTGGAGCTGGAGAAGGAGTTTCATTTCAACCGGTATCTCTGCCGCCCACGCAGAGTGGAAATGGCCAACCTTCTGAACCTGACGGAGCGCCAGATAAAGATCTGGTTCCAGAACAGGAGAATGAAGTACAAAAAAGACCAGAAAGCCAAAGGGATCATGCACTCTCCTGTAGGACAGTCCCCTGACCGAAGTCCACCCTTAAGTGGCCCAAATCACGTAGGATATTCCAGCCAGCTTCCAACTGTAAATAGTCTTAGCTATGATGCTCCTTCGCCAACATCCTTTGCCAAATCACAGCAAAACATGTATGGCCTGGCTGCTTATACAGCACCTCTCAGCAGCTGCTTACCCCAGCAGAAACGATACCCGGGAGCAGAGTATGACCATCACACCATGCAAAGCAGCGGCGGCTTTGCCAATCCCAATTTGCAGGGCAGCCCCGTTTATGTCGGAGGTAACTTTGTTGATTCCATGCCAGCTCCTGGCCCAATGTTCAATATCGGCCATCTTTCTCATCCTTCATCTGCTAGCGTGGACTACAGCTGCGCTGCTCAGATCCCAGGCAACCATCACCATGGACCTTGTGACCCTCATCCTACATACACAGATCTTACTTCTCACCACACATCTCAGGGAAGGATTCAGGAAGCACCCAAACTAACGCATCTGTAG